One Aphidius gifuensis isolate YNYX2018 linkage group LG5, ASM1490517v1, whole genome shotgun sequence genomic region harbors:
- the LOC122857623 gene encoding uncharacterized protein LOC122857623 gives MAQQGPEGQPGPSKGDTGDVKSPLFEPALSPEELLANQRATAIRNCLSDAYVSQQILSERLIRIYNWVINGVKEEKVFTASELSVRDSETDRIYQQYSDAHKLIQQQLLHLPREHREAEQSARSYWLNNKFLTVEEGYFETSALLKDKLSLLRPPPSATVVQNINELPPLDVPTFDGDYTTWLGFADMFDQVVIQRPGLSDISKFRHLLSALDERTKEKISGISVTGDNFSLAWEKLKKDYGNPRRLVTAELSNMLDHFKMSAPCAQELSRIISRVDHSSAALRKLGRPVDYWDDIIVYRVSKLLHNSLAASWEKKIANTTEPPSWLEFRNYLTSQERALELVEQLNTSPSPQSSLRTHHGATASPSANTYYCELCKSNSHNLVRCQKFIDMSPVARDEFVKTKRAKFICFNCLGSHAVAHCKISQTCRRCPGQRHHTMLCYKSRSKRATEPTPSSTSKPTTAPTPASTSAAAEKKVNTT, from the coding sequence ATGGCGCAGCAAGGTCCAGAAGGTCAACCAGGGCCATCTAAGGGCGACACTGGTGACGTGAAATCACCTCTATTTGAGCCAGCTTTGTCGCCAGAGGAGCTTCTGGCTAATCAACGGGCAACAGCTATAAGAAACTGCCTCAGTGACGCCTACGTTTCCCAGCAGATCTTGAGTGAGCGTTTGATTCGTATTTACAACTGGGTGATTAATGGCGTCAAGGAGGAGAAGGTCTTCACAGCCAGTGAGCTGTCGGTCAGAGACTCCGAGACTGACCGAATTTACCAGCAGTACAGCGACGCACACAAACTGATTCAACAGCAGCTGTTACACCTCCCAAGAGAGCACCGTGAAGCTGAGCAATCTGCCAGGTCTTACTGGTTAAACAACAAATTCCTCACGGTGGAAGAGGGCTATTTTGAGACCTCAGCTCTGCTCAAAGACAAATTGTCTCTCTTAAGACCACCACCCAGTGCCACAGTAGTTCAAAACATCAATGAACTACCACCACTTGATGTACCAACTTTTGATGGTGATTACACTACGTGGTTAGGCTTCGCGGACATGTTTGATCAGGTCGTAATACAAAGACCTGGTTTATCAGACATCTCCAAATTCAGACATTTGCTATCGGCACTGGATGAGAGGACTAAGGAGAAGATCAGTGGCATCTCAGTTACTGGTGACAACTTCTCCTTAGCCTGGGAGAAACTAAAAAAAGATTATGGTAATCCAAGGAGGTTGGTAACAGCAGAGTTGTCAAATATGCTTGACCACTTCAAGATGTCAGCACCATGTGCTCAAGAGTTGTCACGAATAATCTCTCGTGTAGACCATTCATCAGCGGCACTACGCAAATTGGGTCGTCCTGTTGATTATTGGGACGACATTATTGTATATAGAGTTAGCAAGTTATTACACAACTCCTTGGCAGCCTCCTGGGAGAAGAAGATAGCAAACACCACTGAACCTCCATCCTGGTTGGAGTTTCGAAACTATCTGACTTCTCAGGAAAGAGCCTTGGAGTTGGTGGAGCAGTTAAATACATCTCCGAGTCCACAGAGTTCATTGCGAACTCATCATGGTGCAACAGCATCACCATCAGCTAACACATATTATTGTGAACTCTGCAAGAGCAACTCACACAACTTGGTGAGGTGCCAAAAATTCATTGACATGTCACCGGTCGCCAGAGATGAAtttgttaaaacaaaaaggGCAAAATTCATCTGTTTCAACTGCCTGGGCTCTCATGCAGTTGCACACTGCAAGATATCACAGACGTGCAGGAGATGTCCTGGGCAGAGGCACCACACCATGTTGTGCTACAAGAGCAGGTCCAAGAGGGCCACAGAGCCAacaccatcatcaacatcaaagcCAACTACAGCTCCAACACCAGCATCGACATCAGCAGCAGCAGAAAAGAAAGTAAACACAACATAA
- the LOC122857624 gene encoding uncharacterized protein LOC122857624, whose amino-acid sequence MFKASSKEVKNLASLLAKDGTDWSFIPPGSPHFGGKWESVVKSAKHHIKRVIGDHKLTYEHFSTFLTQVECLLNSRPLCPMSEDPDDLQALTPGHFLIGEPLNAVPEPSVLDVPDNRLNKWRLLRKFMESFWDRWSKEYLQKYLVRSKWLKTSPCIKVGTMALVIDERLPPGKWALARVTEVFPGADGLVRAVTVKTQTAEYQRPVAKLCVLPIEVTDEVDN is encoded by the coding sequence ATGTTTAAGGCATCCTCaaaagaagtaaaaaatctggccAGTCTTCTAGCAAAAGATGGTACAGATTGGAGTTTTATTCCACCTGGATCACCACATTTTGGTGGTAAATGGGAATCAGTTGTAAAGTCAGCCAAACATCACATCAAAAGAGTCATAGGTGATCATAAACTCACCTACGAGCACTTCAGTACCTTTCTGACACAAGTTGAGTGTCTACTCAACTCTAGACCATTGTGTCCAATGTCTGAGGATCCTGATGACCTCCAGGCATTGACACCTGGTCACTTTCTCATTGGGGAACCACTTAATGCTGTGCCTGAGCCATCAGTGTTAGATGTCCCTGACAATAGACTCAACAAGTGGCGATTGTTGAGGAAGTTTATGGAGTCATTTTGGGACAGGTGGTCGAAGGAGTACTTGCAAAAGTACTTGGTCAGGTCAAAGTGGTTAAAGACATCTCCATGCATTAAAGTGGGTACAATGGCTTTGGTCATTGATGAGAGATTGCCACCCGGTAAATGGGCATTGGCACGAGTAACTGAAGTGTTTCCTGGAGCTGACGGATTAGTCAGGGCAGTCACTGTGAAAACACAAACTGCTGAGTATCAGAGGCCAGTGGCTAAGTTATGTGTCTTGCCAATTGAGGTCACAGATGAGGttgacaattaa
- the LOC122856384 gene encoding uncharacterized protein LOC122856384, whose amino-acid sequence MAENPALQQAYCDFMNEYESQGHMVEASPVEDHSRCYYLPHHSVIKESSTSTKLRVVFNGSQKTNTGESLNDNLYEGPKLLNSLVSVLTQWRAYQYVFSCDIRQMFRQIIIHPDDQKYQRILWRHTLDSPVQEYELTTVTYGTKPAPFLALATLKQLELEEGDRFPLVKSAISQGSYMDDIYVGADNIQQGVDKVVQIQQMLHSGGFELRKWISNSSELLSKISVEFHEKSSTSSDSNQVFRTLGLNWDTTADCFSYIPIVYKEPKAITKRVVLAQVAQLFDPLGWISPVIVKGKLFMQSLWKIKLDWDEPIPENLLGPWRDFVSQLSHLSEIKIPRWLNLTPTVSSIEIHGFGDASDAAIGAVVYLVSIDTLGVAKSNIIASKSKLAPIKAESNSSNKTRATWHHVPGEDNPADIVSRGTSSSQLHTDTLWWQGQPGLSKSRFMACVE is encoded by the exons ATGGCTGAAAATCCAGCTCTTCAACAGGCATATTGTGACTTCATGAATGAATACGAGTCACAAGGTCACATGGTCGAAGCATCACCTGTTGAAGACCATTCTAGATGCTACTACCTACCACATCATAGTGTCATCAAAGAGTCGAGTACATCAACAAAGTTGAGAGTTGTATTTAACGGTTCACAAAAGACAAATACTGGTGAATCTTTAAACGACAACTTGTACGAGGGTCCCAAGTTATTGAATTCTTTGGTGTCTGTACTCACACAATGGAGAGCATATCAGTATGTTTTTTCGTGTGACATACGACAAATGTTCAGACAGATCATCATCCATCCTGATGATCAAAAGTATCAAAGAATTCTTTGGAGACATACACTCGACTCACCAGTTCAAGAGTACGAATTAACAACCGTAACATATGGTACCAAACCAGCACCATTTTTGGCTTTGGCTACTTTGAAGCAACTTGAACTGGAAGAGGGAGATAGGTTCCCGTTGGTTAAATCAGCTATTTCACAAGGGTCATATATGGATGACATATATGTTGGTGCTGATAATATACAACAAGGGGTTGACAAGGTGGtacaaatacaacaaatgcTTCACTCAGGTGGCTTCGAGCTGAGGAAATGGATAAGTAACTCGAGTGAGTTATTGAGTAAAATTTCAGTAGAATTTCATGAGAAATCATCCACCTCGAGTGATAGTAATCAAGTTTTCAGGACACTTGGTCTCAATTGGGATACAACAGCTGATTGTTTTAGTTATATTCCAATAGTATATAAAGAACCTAAAGCAATCACTAAGAGAGTCGTCTTAGCACAAGTGGCTCAACTATTCGATCCACTTGGTTGGATATCACCAGTCATAGTTAagggtaaattatttatgcaatCTTTATGGAAGATTAAGCTTGACTGGGATGAGCCAATTCCTGAAAATTTATTGGGTCCATGGAGAGACTTTGTCTCTCAACTGAGTCATCTATCTGAGATAAAAATACCGAGATGGTTGAATCTCACACCAACAGTTTCATCCATTGAGATTCATGGATTTGGTGACGCTTCTGATGCAGCAATTGGGGCTGTAGTGTACTTGGTGTCTATTGATACTCTTGGTGTAGCCAAGAGTAATATAATAGCATCAAAATCGAAGCTAGCACCTATTAAGGCCGAATCCAACAGCTCCAATAAAACTAGA GCAACCTGGCATCATGTGCCAGGTGAGGATAATCCAGCTGATATCGTATCACGTggtacatcatcatcacaactGCATACAGACACGTTGTGGTGGCAGGGTCAACCTGGATTATCAAAGTCAAGATTCATGGCCTGTGTTGAGTAA
- the LOC122856386 gene encoding uncharacterized protein LOC122856386, whose product MTQVEEKPLICNVTSTRREEFLDNFSSLVKAVTAAALWRRFYQSFSLKYPVNKSSWITSEERQNALLGLVVNNQRLYFHEEIKQLSKGETLSRSSSLIKLTPFLDRDGALRVGGRLSKSLMTSEEKYPLILPKESKLTELVLHECHANTLHGGAQLMLATLRQQYWIVGGRLPVRSFINKCVVCVRHRAEAAQQLMGQLPASRVLKSRPFLHTGVDYAGPFELKTWSGKCNRSYKAYLVVFVCMASSAVHLDLATDYTTEGFLAAFKRFVSRRGRCEKFQ is encoded by the coding sequence ATGACTCAGGTTGAAGAAAAGCCATTAATTTGCAATGTGACGTCAACCAGACGTGAAGAATTTTTGGACAACTTCTCGTCATTGGTCAAAGCTGTTACAGCAGCAGCTTTGTGGAGAAGATTTTATCAGAGTTTCTCGTTGAAATACCCTGTAAATAAATCTTCTTGGATTACATCTGAAGAACGTCAGAATGCATTGCTGGGCTTGGTAGTAAATAATCAACGGTTATATTTTCATGAAGagattaaacaattatcaaagGGTGAAACCTTGTCAAGGTCTAGttctttgataaaattgacgCCATTCCTTGATAGAGATGGTGCCTTGAGAGTCGGTGGCAGACTGAGTAAATCTCTCATGACAAGTGAAGAAAAATATCCGTTGATACTGCCAAAAGAGTCGAAACTTACTGAACTGGTATTACATGAGTGTCATGCAAATACTTTGCATGGTGGTGCACAACTTATGTTGGCCACCTTGAGGCAACAATATTGGATTGTTGGAGGACGTCTACCAGTCAGAAgtttcattaataaatgtgTTGTTTGTGTGAGACATCGAGCTGAAGCTGCACAACAGTTAATGGGTCAACTACCAGCATCAAGAGTATTGAAATCAAGGCCATTTCTCCATACAGGAGTTGATTATGCTGGTCCATTTGAACTGAAAACATGGTCAGGTAAATGCAACAGGTCATACAAGGCCTACCTGGTTGTGTTTGTGTGTATGGCTTCGTCAGCCGTTCATCTCGACTTAGCAACTGACTATACAACTGAGGGTTTTTTAGCAGCATTTAAGCGATTTGTCAGTCGTCGTGGACGATGTGAGAAATTTCAGTGA